From the genome of Torulaspora globosa chromosome 2, complete sequence, one region includes:
- the LTP1 gene encoding tyrosine protein phosphatase LTP1 (ancestral locus Anc_3.371) has protein sequence MTVDSEPKISLAFVCLGNICRSPMAEAVFKHVVTQKGLQDRFDVIDSFGTGGWHVGSDPDPRSAACCRSHKVFINHKAQQIRGSHFDKFDYIICMDESNLRNLQRLKPKNSKASVHLFGEWNTNGKFRKIVDDPYYGGDDGFEYNFKQISYFSEQFLEKEL, from the coding sequence ATGACAGTTGATTCTGAACCCAAAATCTCTCTGGCTTTCGTATGCTTGGGTAACATATGCCGCTCACCTATGGCTGAAGCGGTCTTTAAGCATGTTGTTACTCAGAAAGGTTTGCAAGATCGCTTCGATGTTATTGATTCCTTCGGTACTGGAGGTTGGCACGTTGGTTCAGACCCAGATCCTCGTAGTGCTGCTTGCTGCCGGTCACATAAGGTCTTTATAAACCACAAAGCACAACAGATTCGTGGCTCCCACTTTGATAAGTTTGATTACATTATATGTATGGATGAATCGAATCTGAGGAATTTACAGAGATTGAAACCAAAGAATTCGAAGGCCAGTGTACATCTGTTTGGTGAATGGAATACCAACGGCAAATTCAGAAAGATAGTGGATGATCCTTACTACGGCGGTGATGATGGATTTGAATATAACTTTAAGCAGATCTCATACTTCAGCGAGCAATTCCTGGAAAAGGAACTGTGA
- the NOT5 gene encoding CCR4-NOT core subunit NOT5 (ancestral locus Anc_3.370), producing MSQRKLQQDIDKLLKKVKEGLIEFEEVYDKFQSTDPENSSHREKLESDLKREIKKLQKHRDQIKTWLSKEDVKDKQDALKENRRAIENGMERFKSVEKLMKTKQFSTEALTNPDIIKDPRELKKRDQFVFIQDCLDELQRQLESYEAQDQHEQVERHEFHIHNLENVLKLLQNNEMEPETVEEYQDDIKYYIENNDEPDFIEYDTLYEDMGCESKPNQEDNKEVSSSIAISSSATAAGTVATTISTIPTTGNNNASLKQVKKTERSPKKKAQHQGVTSTASTPTRGTPVPVSPQSPSPESAGLSHPNNGTSNSTKKSETDCAQSREELPFPPDKSEQISQQIERDIKDNDAFKNPLFGEGLKYWLNSKRPLMQPYNDMPERMVSQLESSLLNCPDSLDADSPHFYRKPLSLPHPTSIFFPNEPIRFVYPNDNGPFHAQNQSEEQLQNSKNGESDQSGQSHSWKTEQNSGEDIYSRTSLAKIFTKFDLDTLFFIFYHYQGTYDQFLAARELSKNRKWRFSKKDRCWYYKEVEKLPPGLPQSEEESWRYFDYQGSWLARRCNNDMVPKEEDFEKIF from the coding sequence ATGTCACAGAGAAAACTGCAGCAGGATATTGATAAGCTGCTTAAGAAAGTTAAAGAAGGACTTATTGAGTTCGAAGAAGTTTATGACAAGTTTCAATCAACCGACCCTGAAAACTCGTCTCATAGGGAAAAGCTGGAGTCAGACCTTAAAAgagaaatcaagaagcttCAGAAGCATCGCGATCAAATAAAGACCTGGTTGAGCAAAGAGGATGTGAAGGACAAGCAGGATGcgttgaaggaaaacaGACGGGCGATTGAGAATGGGATGGAAAGATTCAAATCTGTGGAGAaactgatgaagacgaaaCAGTTTTCCACAGAAGCATTGACGAACCCGgatatcatcaaagatccgcgtgaattgaagaagagggaCCAGTTCGTTTTCATTCAGGATTGCCTAGACGAGTTGCAGAGACAGCTTGAAAGTTATGAAGCTCAGGACCAGCATGAGCAGGTTGAGAGACATGAATTTCATATTCACAATCTGGAGAACGTCTTGAAGCTTCTGCAGAACAATGAAATGGAACCGGAAACTGTGGAAGAGTATCAGGACGACATAAAGTATTACATCGAGAACAACGATGAGCCGGATTTCATAGAGTACGATACGCTCTATGAAGATATGGGGTGCGAGAGCAAGCCTAACCAGGAGGATAACAAGGAGGTATCGTCATCGATTGCCATTTCATCGTCCGCAACCGCCGCTGGCACTGTAGCCACCACGATATCCACTATTCCTACCACCGGAAACAACAACGCTTCATTGAAGCAAGTTAAGAAGACAGAGCGTTCTCCAAAAAAGAAAGCACAGCATCAGGGAGTGACATCCACCGCCAGCACTCCAACACGAGGAACACCGGTTCCAGTCAGCCCGCAGTCACCCAGTCCCGAAAGTGCTGGATTATCACATCCCAATAACGGCACGAGCAATTCCACTAAGAAAAGCGAGACGGACTGTGCACAATCCAGGGAAGAACTTCCATTTCCGCCAGATAAATCCGAGCAGATCAGTCAGCAAATTGAGCGCGATATCAAAGATAACgatgctttcaaaaacCCGCTGTTCGGCGAAGGTTTAAAGTACTGGCTCAATTCTAAGAGGCCGCTAATGCAGCCATATAATGATATGCCAGAGCGGATGGTATCGCAATTGGAGTCATCTTTGCTGAACTGCCCTGATTCATTAGACGCAGATTCGCCGCATTTTTATAGAAAGCCTCTTTCCTTGCCGCATCCGACTTCAATTTTCTTTCCTAATGAGCCCATCAGGTTTGTGTATCCCAACGATAATGGTCCATTCCACGCTCAGAATCAGTCAGAAGAGCAATTACAGAATAGCAAGAATGGAGAGAGCGATCAGTCAGGTCAGAGTCACAGTTGGAAGACTGAACAAAACTCAGGCGAGGATATATATTCCAGGACGTCCTTGGCCAAAATATTTACCAAATTCGACCTTGATACGCtatttttcatcttctaTCATTACCAGGGAACTTATGACCAGTTCCTGGCCGCAAGGGAACTGTCGAAGAATCGAAAGTGGAGATTCAGTAAGAAAGACCGCTGTTGGTACTATAAAGAAGTAGAAAAGCTCCCTCCAGGACTACCCCAGTCAGAGGAAGAGTCCTGGAGGTATTTCGATTACCAGGGAAGCTGGTTAGCAAGGCGTTGTAACAATGATATGGTCCccaaggaagaagatttcgaaaagatcttcTAG
- the LYS2 gene encoding L-aminoadipate-semialdehyde dehydrogenase (ancestral locus Anc_3.369), with the protein MSAHKWIDKLDNPTLSVLPQDFITPQQEPFVEQASCSVPVPQLDALPSTLQNKYALALGIWTALLYRLTGDDDIVLYVAQNKVLRYTIQPNFTFQDLYNTVIEELASLPDSNGISFDSLAEKVADDKDLDRPPRFFRLAFLQDQRDFKLDQFKHHLCDMAFSLTGGQGGSILEIIYNSLLYSSERISILADQYVQFASAVLSNPLSCITKVSLMLPSSTEVLFDPKAELGWCDFVGCIHDIFQDNAEKFPERTCVVETPSASSPVSRSFTYRDINCASNIVAHYLIDTGIKRGDVVMIYSSRGVDLMVCVMGVLKAGATFSVIDPAYPPARQTIYLGVAKPRGLIVIRSAGELDQLVEDYISKELDVVSRIPSIAIQEDGSLQGSLDDSADILAPYEKLKDTRTGVVVGPDSNPTLSFTSGSEGIPKGVLGRHFSLAYYFNWMAKKFNLSEKDKFTMLSGIAHDPIQRDMFTPLFLGAQLYVPAQDDIGTPGKLAEWMSKYGCTVTHLTPAMGQLLAAQATTPFPKLHHAFFVGDILTKRDCLRLQTLAENCRIVNMYGTTETQRAVSYFEIKSRAEDPTFLKKLKDVMPAGKGMLNVQLLIVNRNDRSQICGIGEIGEIYVRAGGLAEGYRGLPELNKEKFVNNWFVEPNHWDYLNKDQGEPWRQFWFGPRDRLYRTGDLGRYLPDGNCECCGRADDQVKIRGFRIELGEIDTHISQHPLVRENITLVRKNNENEPTLITFMVPRFDKPDELSPFQTDIPEEIKSDPTVSGLVGYHLLAKNIKEFLKKRLASYAIPSLIVVLNKLPLNPNGKVDKPKLQFPSNKQLNLVAQSSMTDVDDSAFTEIERQVRDVWLNVLPTKPAFISPEDSFFDLGGHSILATRMIFSLKKELQVDLPLGTIFKFPTIKAFAAEISRIKSSRESAHASQSAVAFDYANDAKELAETLPSSYPSRSPFIRPSEATGKSTINVFVTGVTGFLGSYILADLLKRSTPHYDIKVYAHVRAKDESAGLERLQKAGVVYNTWSSDFENRIQIVLGDLSKPAFGLSDDKWSKLTEEIDVIIHNGALVHWVYPYTKLRDANVVSTVNVMSLAATGKAKYFNFVSSTSTLDTDYYFSLSDKSEAEGKTGVQESDDLMGSAEGLGGGYGQSKWAAEYIIRRAGERGLRGCIVRPGYVTGASRNGSCNTDDFLLRFLKGCLQLGKVPKIDSTVNMVPVDHVARVVTATALNPPSENEFTVAQVNSHPRIALTDYVLELRKYGYDVTVESYDEWKKTLEKSVIEEGQDNALYPLLHMVLENLPENTKAPNLDDKNAVTSLKKDIEWSGEDVSNGKGATSEQIGIYISFLRKVGFLPAPTQEGTVKLPAVELSQQQLELVASGAGARGSSAAA; encoded by the coding sequence ATGTCAGCACACAAGTGGATTGACAAGTTGGACAATCCAACTCTCAGTGTCCTTCCCCAGGATTTCATAACTCCTCAGCAAGAACCTTTTGTTGAGCAAGCATCCTGTTCGGTTCCTGTACCGCAGCTCGATGCGCTGCCAAGCACATTACAGAATAAGTATGCATTGGCACTAGGCATTTGGACTGCACTGCTTTATAGATTGACGGGAGACGATGATATTGTGCTCTACGTTGCACAGAATAAGGTGTTGAGATACACGATACAGCCTAACTTTACGTTCCAGGATTTGTACAACACAGtgattgaagaattggctAGCTTGCCAGATTCGAACGGCATTTCATTCGACTCATTGGCTGAAAAGGTTGCCGATGATAAGGATCTGGATAGACCGCCACGCTTCTTCCGTCTGGCGTTCTTGCAGGATCAGCGGGATTTCAAACTCGATCAGTTCAAGCACCATCTCTGCGATATGGCGTTCAGCCTTACAGGTGGGCAAGGCGGCTCCATCTTGGAGATCATTTACAACTCACTTTTGTACTCTTCTGAGAGAATCAGCATTCTTGCCGATCAATACGTGCAGTTCGCTTCTGCGGTTCTAAGCAATCCGCTTTCATGCATTACAAAGGTCTCGCTGATGCTACCATCTTCGACGGAGGTTCTGTTCGATCCCAAGGCAGAGCTGGGCTGGTGCGATTTTGTGGGTTGCATTCACGACATTTTCCAGGACAACGCTGAGAAGTTCCCAGAGAGAACCTGTGTGGTCGAGACGCCTTCCGCGAGCTCCCCAGTATCCCGCTCTTTCACATACCGAGACATAAATTGTGCTTCTAATATTGTGGCACACTATCTGATCGACACCGGGATTAAGAGGGGTGATGTGGTAATGATATACTCTTCTCGTGGTGTAGACCTGATGGTATGTGTGATGGGTGTCTTGAAAGCTGGCGCTACTTTCTCTGTCATCGATCCAGCTTATCCACCGGCAAGACAAACTATTTACTTGGGTGTCGCTAAACCTCGTGGTTTGATCGTCATCAGATCAGCTGGCgaacttgatcaattggtGGAAGATTATATTAgcaaagaacttgacgTCGTATCGCGTATACCTTCGATTGCcattcaagaagatggTTCGCTGCAAGGATCTCTTGATGACTCGGCTGATATTCTAGCACCTTatgagaaattgaaagataCCCGCACAGGAGTTGTTGTCGGTCCCGATTCGAACCCAACGCTGTCATTCACCTCTGGTTCGGAAGGTATTCCTAAAGGTGTTCTTGGCAGACACTTCTCATTAGCTTACTATTTCAACTGGATGGCTAAGAAGTTCAATCTTTCGGAAAAGGACAAATTTACCATGTTGAGTGGTATCGCGCATGATCCCATTCAAAGAGATATGTTCACACCATTATTCCTAGGTGCTCAGCTATATGTACCTGCACAGGATGATATCGGGACACCAGGGAAACTAGCCGAATGGATGAGTAAATACGGTTGCACAGTGACACATTTGACCCCAGCCATGGGACAACTACTAGCCGCTCAAGCTACTACCCCATTCCCAAAGCTGCACCATGCATTCTTTGTGGGTGATATTTTAACCAAACGTGACTGCCTGAGACTGCAGACTTTAGCTGAAAACTGTCGTATTGTTAACATGTATGGTACAACAGAAACGCAACGTGCTGTTTCCTATTTTGAAATCAAGTCTAGGGCCGAGGACCCTACTTTCttaaagaagctgaaggatGTCATGCCAGCTGGCAAAGGTATGTTAAATGTTCAACTTTTGATCGTGAATAGAAATGACCGCAGTCAAATCTGTGGTATCGGTGAAATTGGTGAGATTTATGTCCGCGCCGGCGGTTTGGCTGAAGGTTACCGAGGCTTACCAGAACtaaacaaagaaaaatttgTCAACAACTGGTTTGTTGAACCGAACCACTGGGATTATCTGAACAAGGATCAAGGCGAACCCTGGAGGCAGTTTTGGTTCGGTCCTAGAGATAGACTTTACAGAACTGGTGACTTGGGTCGTTACTTACCAGACGGAAACTGCGAATGCTGCGGTCGCGCTGATGATCAGGTAAAGATTCGTGGTTTCAGAATTGAACTAGGTGAAATTGATACACACATATCTCAGCATCCGCTTGTCAGGGAGAATATCACTCTGGTGCGCAAGAACAATGAAAACGAACCCACATTAATAACATTCATGGTCCCAAGGTTTGATAAACCAGATGAGTTGTCCCCCTTCCAAACTGACATCCCtgaagagatcaaatctGACCCAACGGTGAGTGGCCTAGTGGGTTATCACTTGCTGGCCAAGAACATTAAAGAAttcctgaagaagaggttagCCAGCTATGCTATTCCCTCCCTCATCGTGGTTCTGAATAAACTACCGCTAAACCCTAACGGAAAAGTCGACAAACCAAAATTACAGTTTCCAAGTAATAAGCAGCTAAACTTGGTGGCTCAAAGCTCTATGACTGATGTGGACGACTCAGCTTTCACTGAAATTGAGCGCCAAGTCCGAGATGTGTGGTTGAATGTCCTTCCAACCAAACCTGCTTTCATATCTCCGGAGGATTCGTTTTTTGATCTAGGAGGCCATTCTATCCTTGCCACTCGTATGATCTTTTCGTTAAAGAAAGAGCTACAGGTTGACTTACCTTTAGGTACGATCTTCAAATTCCCAACTATTAAGGCCTTTGCAGCAGAGATTTCTAGAATCAAGAGCTCTCGCGAAAGTGCTCATGCTAGCCAATCCGCTGTTGCATTCGACTATGCCAATGACGCCAAGGAATTAGCGGAAACATTACCTTCGTCTTACCCATCACGCAGCCCATTTATCAGACCTTCTGAAGCCACTGGTAAATCAACTATAAATGTTTTCGTGACCGGTGTAACGGGTTTCCTGGGATCTTACATCTTAGCAGATCTCTTAAAGCGTAGCACTCCTCATTACGATATCAAGGTGTACGCTCATGTGCGTGCCAAGGATGAGAGCGCCGGATTAGAGAGACTGCAAAAGGCCGGCGTAGTCTACAATACCTGGTCATCTGATTTTGAGAACCGAATTCAAATTGTTCTTGGTGATCTATCGAAACCAGCATTCGGGCTGAGCGACGATAAATGGTCGAAATTAACTGAAGAAATTGATGTCATCATTCATAATGGTGCTTTGGTTCACTGGGTTTATCCATATACAAAGTTGAGAGATGCAAACGTCGTTTCAACTGTAAATGTTATGAGCCTCGCAGCTACTGGGAAGGCAAAGTACTTCAACTTTGTGTCTTCCACTTCAACTCTGGACACTGATTATTATTTTTCATTGTCAGACAAATCAGAGGCTGAAGGCAAGACTGGTGTCCAAGAATCGGATGATCTGATGGGCTCCGCTGAAGGATTAGGTGGAGGCTACGGACAATCTAAATGGGCTGCTGAGTATATCATCAGACGTGCCGGTGAACGAGGACTTCGCGGCTGCATAGTAAGACCGGGCTACGTTACTGGCGCCTCTAGGAATGGTTCTTGTAATACGGATGATTTCTTGTTGAGATTTTTGAAGGGTTGTTTGCAGCTGGGAAAGGTTCCGAAAATCGACAGCACTGTCAATATGGTTCCGGTGGACCATGTTGCTCGTGTTGTAACAGCTACGGCTTTGAATCCACCAAGTGAAAATGAGTTTACAGTTGCGCAGGTCAACTCCCATCCACGTATTGCGCTGACAGATTATGTACTCGAACTGAGAAAATACGGCTATGACGTTACAGTGGAAAGCTATGACGAGTGGAAGAAAACATTAGAAAAATCAGTCATagaagaaggccaagaCAATGCTTTGTATCCGCTATTGCACATGGTCTTGGAAAACCTACCTGAGAATACGAAGGCTCCAAACCTTGATGACAAGAATGCCGTGACATCCCTGAAGAAGGACATTGAATGGTCAGGAGAGGATGTTTCTAATGGGAAAGGTGCTACAAGCGAGCAAATTGGAATTTACATTTCTTTCCTACGCAAAGTCGGCTTCTTGCCTGCACCAACCCAGGAAGGGACAGTCAAGTTGCCTGCAGTTGAACTCtcacagcagcagcttgaaTTGGTCGCTTCGGGGGCGGGCGCTCGTGGTAGCTCAGCCGCCGCTTAG